One region of Culex pipiens pallens isolate TS chromosome 2, TS_CPP_V2, whole genome shotgun sequence genomic DNA includes:
- the LOC120424707 gene encoding probable peroxisomal acyl-coenzyme A oxidase 1 gives MVHAVEYGLQSFTVRADVQRLVRNSFAQHHKKESIAMPATEVNKDLQNERKKCTFKNEEFTLWWVGGEAKLKEKRFREKFFLGEPEFFDKVPLHFVSHKEVYEESVRKATVIFRKVKQMQEQGKDGVDNYMALLGGLLGSGIIKEGNPLGVHFVMFLPALMGHGTPEQQAEWIGKAWNCEIIGTYAQTELGHGTFIRGLETTATYDEKTKEFVLNSPSLTAYKWWPGGLGHTANYCVVIAQLYSKGKCHGIHPFIVQLRDEDTHMPLPGISIGEIGNKLGMNGVNNGFLGFKQVRIPRTNMLMKNAKLLEDGTFVKPPSSVLTYGTMMFVRVVIVRDMANYLSKAVTIATRYSCVRRQSVINPDQPEVQVIDHVTQQYKLFPAIAKSIIFKLTSDNLWDMYNQVTSELDKGDLERLPELHAIACCLKAVCTADAAQAVETCRLACGGHGYMTCSNLFGTYGMVTAACTYEGENTVLLLQTARYLLKVWTQAMKGQELVPTVQYLKSFISNKNQRQAWDDSVPGIIRGLQTVAAGKLRLAYEHIEQRKRSGYTQEEAVNLTSIELSRAADAHCRAFLVQSGYEMIEKSCTTLSPELGRVIRDIYELYAYDEAVKAVGDLLRFTTLSESDVTRLQQKLEDSLAAIRPNAVGIVDSFDIPDMVLGSALGAYDGNVYERLFEEAKKSPLNQEPVNKSFHMYLKPFMKSNL, from the exons ATGGTGCACGCAGTCGAATACGGCCTTCAGTCATTCACGGTTCGCGCTGACGTACAGAGGTTGGTTCGCAATAG TTTCGCGCAACATCATAAAAAAGAAAGCATCGCGATGCCGGCCACCGAGGTGAACAAGGACCTGCAGAACGAGCGCAAAAAGTGCACCTTCAAAAATGAGGAATTTACCCTGTGGTGGGTTGGCGGGGAGGCCAAGCTTAAGGAGAAACGATTCCGTG AGAAATTCTTCCTGGGCGAGCCGGAGTTCTTCGACAAAGTTCCGCTGCACTTTGTCTCGCACAAGGAGGTGTACGAGGAATCCGTCCGCAAGGCCACCGTCATCTTCCGCAAGGTGAAACAGATGCAGGAACAGGGCAAGGACGGTGTCGACAACTACAT GGCCCTTCTCGGTGGTCTGCTCGGTTCCGGCATCATAAAGGAGGGCAATCCGCTTGGGGTGCACTTTGTCATGTTTCTGCCGGCGCTGATGGGCCACGGAACGCCCGAACAGCAAGCGGAATGGATCGGGAAGGCGTGGAACTGCGAAATCATTGGAACGTACGCGCAAACCGAGCTGGGCCACGGCACGTTCATCCGAGGCCTGGAGACGACGGCGACGTACGACGAGAAGACCAAAGAGTTTGTGCTCAACAGTCCAAGCCTCACGGCGTACAAGTGGTGGCCCGGGGGAT TGGGACACACGGCCAATTATTGCGTTGTAATTGCCCAGCTGTACTCCAAGGGAAAGTGCCACGGCATCCATCCGTTCATCGTGCAGCTTCGTGACGAGGACACGCACATGCCGTTGCCGGGTATCTCGATCGGTGAGATCGGCAACAAGCTGGGCATGAACGGAGTCAACAACGGATTTCTTGGGTTCAAACAGGTGCGCATTCCTCGCACCAACATGTTGATGAAGAACGCCAAGCTGCTGGAAGATGGAACCTTCGTCAAGCCACCCTCGTCGGTGCTGACCTACGGAACGATGATGTTCGTTCGGGTGGTGATCGTTCGTGACATGGCCAATTACCTCTCGAAGGCAGTCACAATAGCGACGCGCTACTCGTGCGTTCGTCGCCAGAGCGTTATCAATCCGGA TCAACCGGAGGTGCAAGTCATCGATCATGTAACGCAGCAGTATAAGCTATTTCCAGCCATCGCCAAAAGTATTATTTTCAAGCTGACGTCGGACAACCTGTGGGACATGTACAACCAGGTCACGTCCGAGCTGGACAAGGGCGATCTGGAGCGGTTGCCGGAACTGCACGCGATCGCTTGCTGCCTCAAGGCCGTCTGTACGGCCGATGCTGCCCAAGCCGTGGAAACTTGCCGGCTGGCGTGTGGCGGCCACGGTTACATGACCTGTTCGAACCTTTTCGGAACGTACGGTATGGTGACCGCAGCCTGTACCTACGAGGGAGAAAACACGGTGCTTCTGCTGCAGACTGCCAG ATATTTGCTCAAGGTGTGGACCCAAGCCATGAAGGGTCAGGAACTCGTCCCAACTGTTCAGTACCTGAAGAGCTTCATTTCCAACAAAAATCAGCGTCAGGCCTGGGACGACTCCGTGCCCGGAATCATCCGCGGCCTGCAAACCGTCGCCGCCGG AAAACTTCGCCTGGCGTACGAGCACATTGAGCAGCGCAAACGCTCCGGCTACACCCAGGAGGAAGCGGTCAATCTAACCTCGATCGAACTTTCCCGTGCCGCTGATGCCCACTGCCGAGCCTTCCTGGTGCAGTCCGGCTACGAAATGATCGAAAAGTCCTGCACCACTCTGTCACCGGAGCTGGGTCGCGTGATCCGAGACATTTACGAGCTGTACGCGTACGACGAAGCCGTCAAGGCCGTTGGAGACCTTTTGAGG TTCACCACCCTGTCGGAGAGTGACGTGACGAGGCTGCAGCAGAAGCTGGAGGATTCGCTGGCGGCGATCCGTCCGAACGCAGTTGGCATCGTGGACTCGTTCGACATTCCCGACATGGTGCTGGGATCGGCGCTGGGTGCCTACGACGGAAACGTGTACGAGCGACTGTTTGAGGAGGCCAAGAAGAGCCCGTTGAATCAG GAACCGGTGAATAAATCATTCCACATGTACCTTAAGCCGTTTATGAAGTCCAACTTGTAA